A section of the Paenibacillus yonginensis genome encodes:
- a CDS encoding peptidylprolyl isomerase, whose amino-acid sequence MKRRNLFTPALLALMLVFVFALTACGNKPEASNAGNSTQTSGSNASGNAGDSADSSEAPSSEAPASTGPVADDPSKEVQPDPAFTSTDNPVVTIEMKTGNQIQIELYPKAAPNTVNNFISLVQKGFYDGTKFHRVIPGFMIQGGDPQGNGTGGPGYSIAGEFTTNGVKNDLKHTRGVISMARAQDPNSGGSQFFIMVADADYLDGQYAAFGKVIKGMSTVDAIVNLPRDSNDMPADNDLDVMSKVTVDTKGKTYPEPEKVGSN is encoded by the coding sequence ATGAAACGCCGCAATTTGTTTACTCCAGCTTTACTTGCTCTCATGCTGGTATTCGTTTTTGCCTTGACCGCCTGCGGGAACAAACCGGAAGCAAGCAACGCCGGGAATTCCACCCAGACTTCAGGTTCCAACGCTTCGGGCAATGCCGGGGACAGCGCTGATTCTTCAGAGGCTCCAAGCTCGGAAGCTCCAGCTTCCACTGGTCCGGTTGCGGATGATCCCTCCAAAGAGGTTCAACCTGATCCTGCCTTTACATCGACGGATAATCCTGTTGTGACTATCGAAATGAAGACCGGCAACCAAATCCAAATCGAACTGTATCCCAAAGCAGCACCCAATACCGTCAACAACTTTATTTCCCTTGTTCAAAAAGGATTTTATGACGGAACCAAATTCCACCGCGTTATCCCCGGCTTTATGATTCAAGGCGGCGACCCGCAAGGCAATGGCACAGGCGGTCCGGGATATTCTATTGCCGGAGAATTCACAACAAATGGCGTGAAAAACGATCTGAAGCATACCCGAGGCGTTATTTCCATGGCCCGGGCGCAGGATCCCAATTCCGGCGGTTCGCAGTTCTTTATCATGGTGGCTGATGCCGATTACCTGGACGGGCAGTATGCTGCTTTTGGCAAAGTTATTAAAGGCATGAGCACCGTAGACGCAATCGTCAATCTGCCGCGTGACAGCAATGATATGCCTGCCGATAACGACCTGGATGTGATGAGCAAGGTAACGGTAGATACCAAGGGCAAAACCTACCCTGAACCAGAAAAAGTCGGTTCGAATTAG
- a CDS encoding GGDEF domain-containing protein has translation MIEKLINNFTLLTSFLFFGNMIRSRYVKDARTNLIGIRMIEGGILGIFGVVLIHFSFPVTEYVRADARQLALLVSVYLGGWLSGVCTLVVMSVYRLFFVHGFNGTSVIAAVNIFITFGIAISLISKGKLKFKRWAAALLSTDVLTLVSLFVPLKGKAPVELVYFVIFYLISGLLLYFMIRYLKLTHVMMQRMKEAAARDHLTGLYNTRSLEAYFEHRLESSENVNLPYSMLVIDIDHFKEVNDTYGHAAGDAVLVQLAEVLNDSFRTGDYIARKGGEEFVVIVERCGKDKIGHVAENMRKNVQNTPFILPDGTRLALTVSVGAASYPQTACGELFEQADRMLYKAKNQGRNQVCIS, from the coding sequence ATGATTGAGAAACTGATTAACAACTTTACGCTGCTGACAAGTTTTCTGTTTTTCGGCAATATGATCCGCTCCAGATATGTTAAGGATGCCCGGACAAACTTGATAGGGATTCGTATGATCGAAGGTGGGATCCTGGGGATCTTTGGGGTAGTCCTTATTCATTTTTCTTTTCCTGTCACGGAATATGTAAGGGCGGATGCCCGTCAGCTGGCATTGCTGGTGTCTGTGTATCTGGGAGGCTGGCTGTCTGGAGTTTGTACACTGGTGGTCATGTCCGTTTACCGCCTGTTTTTTGTACATGGATTTAACGGAACTTCGGTGATTGCCGCCGTCAACATATTTATTACATTTGGAATCGCAATCAGTTTAATCAGCAAAGGGAAATTGAAATTCAAGCGGTGGGCGGCCGCTCTGCTGTCAACGGACGTTCTGACGCTTGTTTCTTTATTTGTGCCGCTTAAAGGCAAAGCGCCTGTAGAGCTTGTTTATTTCGTCATTTTTTATTTGATCAGCGGGTTGCTGCTTTATTTCATGATCCGTTATTTGAAGCTGACACATGTGATGATGCAGCGAATGAAAGAAGCCGCAGCGAGGGACCATCTCACTGGACTTTATAACACCCGGTCATTGGAAGCCTATTTTGAGCACCGGTTGGAAAGCAGTGAAAATGTAAATCTTCCTTACTCCATGCTGGTTATCGACATTGACCATTTCAAGGAAGTGAACGATACTTACGGTCATGCTGCGGGGGATGCTGTCCTTGTTCAGTTAGCGGAGGTGCTGAATGATTCGTTCCGTACGGGTGATTATATCGCAAGGAAGGGCGGAGAAGAGTTTGTAGTTATCGTAGAGCGGTGCGGGAAGGATAAAATCGGTCATGTCGCGGAAAATATGAGAAAAAATGTGCAAAACACGCCTTTTATTCTCCCTGATGGGACGAGGCTTGCCCTGACGGTCTCCGTCGGGGCTGCTTCTTATCCTCAGACGGCATGCGGAGAGCTGTTTGAGCAAGCAGACCGGATGTTATATAAAGCCAAGAACCAGGGCCGCAATCAGGTCTGCATCAGTTAA
- a CDS encoding methyl-accepting chemotaxis protein: MLLLPSLYIGLSTYRSTGSELQSQLMDSANESVNTVNDIVTGTLTAKYSDLAYYANSISGADAERGTLGSGQNLQDSLTQYVNTHYDVLDIYIVGDNGVSRHGAPEGKTADNFRKETIYTDAIKNPGKTIVSSVFQTAAGQNSVSISRGLSDGKGIVAMDLNLESLAALTDLKVGKEGYVIMLDGSNHYIVHPGYDDIGQEETADFVQLMNTGDSGQFSYQLEGSDRKMIFATNQLTGWKIGGVIFDKEITGVSRSIGLTTLWVIVSAVVLGGLLIFWVIRSILKPLVQLKESTARIGQGYLNERLELARRDEIGELAENFQRMVDNLKDTIVMVRDTSRSLSGSASQLAAGADQSQSSITQVTEAIQQVASGGEKQLASMEAGAANVNNLVNEVAEVANEIGEVHLMMNVTSQLAQEGNEAVATTNSKMDSIHLHVEELDRVVKGLSSRTEEIGSIVTVIAGIAQQTNLLALNASIEAARAGEQGRGFAVVATEVRKLAENSAGFADKIRELIEKVTEEMTGAQASMEHVAASVSQGIEAAQTSETAFSHILITVQGLAQSIEASADKLQRMKEEAGNVNQAISQVQQLSRENARNTETISASAEEQLAVAQEVAGSTEELKKKAEELNELISRFTIN; this comes from the coding sequence GTGCTGCTGCTGCCCAGTCTGTACATTGGTCTCAGCACGTATCGCTCGACAGGCAGCGAGCTGCAGAGCCAGCTTATGGACAGCGCAAATGAAAGCGTAAACACAGTTAATGATATCGTAACGGGCACCTTGACGGCCAAATACAGTGATTTGGCTTATTATGCCAATTCTATCAGCGGAGCAGACGCGGAACGTGGAACCTTGGGTTCCGGGCAGAACCTGCAGGATAGCTTAACTCAATACGTGAATACCCATTATGATGTGCTTGATATTTATATCGTCGGCGACAACGGAGTCAGCCGGCATGGAGCCCCGGAGGGGAAAACAGCCGATAACTTCCGCAAGGAGACGATTTATACGGATGCCATCAAGAATCCCGGCAAAACGATTGTATCGTCCGTATTCCAAACGGCCGCCGGCCAGAACTCGGTTTCCATCTCCCGCGGTTTGTCCGACGGTAAAGGAATTGTAGCGATGGATCTGAATCTGGAATCTCTGGCCGCGCTTACCGATTTGAAGGTGGGCAAAGAAGGATATGTCATTATGCTGGACGGCTCAAATCATTACATTGTCCATCCAGGTTATGATGACATAGGCCAAGAAGAAACCGCCGATTTTGTTCAGCTGATGAATACAGGAGACAGCGGACAATTTTCTTATCAGCTGGAGGGCTCGGACAGAAAGATGATCTTTGCGACCAACCAGCTGACAGGCTGGAAGATCGGCGGCGTAATCTTTGACAAAGAAATTACGGGAGTCAGCCGGAGCATCGGTTTAACTACGCTGTGGGTGATCGTTTCTGCGGTTGTTCTTGGCGGTCTGCTGATCTTCTGGGTGATTCGCTCGATCCTGAAGCCGCTGGTGCAGTTAAAGGAGTCGACTGCCCGCATCGGACAAGGTTATTTGAATGAACGGCTGGAGCTGGCCAGAAGAGATGAGATTGGCGAGTTGGCCGAGAATTTTCAGCGGATGGTCGATAATCTCAAAGACACAATTGTAATGGTTCGGGATACTTCCAGAAGTTTATCAGGGTCTGCATCGCAGCTGGCCGCTGGCGCCGATCAATCCCAATCGTCCATCACACAGGTTACAGAGGCTATTCAGCAGGTTGCAAGCGGCGGGGAGAAGCAGCTGGCCAGCATGGAAGCCGGAGCGGCCAACGTCAATAATCTGGTGAACGAAGTGGCGGAAGTCGCCAACGAAATTGGAGAAGTTCATCTTATGATGAACGTAACCTCCCAGCTGGCCCAGGAAGGCAATGAAGCTGTGGCGACTACAAACAGCAAAATGGATTCCATACATCTTCATGTAGAAGAACTGGATCGAGTGGTAAAAGGGTTAAGCAGCCGCACAGAAGAAATCGGCAGCATTGTAACGGTTATTGCCGGCATCGCTCAGCAGACTAATCTGCTGGCTCTAAACGCCTCAATTGAGGCGGCCAGAGCCGGGGAACAGGGGCGCGGGTTTGCTGTAGTTGCTACGGAGGTCCGGAAGCTCGCGGAGAACTCGGCGGGATTTGCCGATAAAATTCGTGAGCTGATTGAGAAGGTGACCGAAGAGATGACAGGCGCGCAGGCCTCGATGGAGCACGTGGCGGCTTCGGTGAGCCAAGGCATCGAGGCGGCCCAAACGTCCGAAACCGCGTTCAGCCATATTTTGATCACCGTTCAGGGGCTGGCGCAAAGTATCGAAGCTTCAGCCGACAAGCTGCAGCGAATGAAAGAAGAGGCGGGAAACGTCAATCAGGCGATCAGTCAGGTTCAGCAGCTTTCCAGAGAGAATGCCAGAAATACCGAAACGATTTCGGCTTCTGCGGAAGAACAGCTTGCCGTAGCCCAGGAAGTGGCGGGATCAACAGAAGAATTGAAGAAGAAAGCGGAGGAACTGAACGAATTAATCAGCCGATTTACCATTAATTAA
- a CDS encoding sensor histidine kinase — protein sequence MKYLLKAVVFILVALIMGAVIVPAADWSDQAGDSTKISTWQVWQVNSLIPDMSEQQLEQVGQWLQADAAHPLPAGRQSSGRTESMWIRVTLPAATGNAAIIIRKLYGERVRVLYDDKVIYSVDHPSGRDANNLLLPVKPADAPGLQTIYIGVSSNSGRIGLHEDVRTGAFIPLLIDFVKKDLSDFVLGSAFIFISVIMLLCTLFLNEANIRGWLALAVIILCIGVLVITYSPFLYTYYGQYEAFYYNLFDTALFVFLPVFIFYVEQIFDKEKYVVIIRISRIFQTVYSLICFALLLLNRLTVFGIQSTYDEVTGTLLGYVMIAELALLVLFAGWNALRGSKEGIIFTIGFAILALTGIGELIFYYASGQQYRLVLWKWGVLCFVISLIIILGRRFARNHEQVVEYSRKLEMFNNELQRSEKMEIISVLAASVAHEVRNPLQVTRGFIQLLSEKQQKGQDRVYLDLALEELDRASGIITDFLTFAKPEGSKIRKLNVSEEFRHIEGILQPMVHLTGGKIAVDIPSDLSVMGSSSKFKQACINIIKNSIESFQGEGEILVWAYEVNAHVYIHIKDNGEGMTEEEMGRLGEPYFSNKTKGTGLGLMVTFRIIEAMGGTLNFSSEKGKGTEAVLRFPSGGP from the coding sequence ATGAAGTATTTGTTAAAAGCAGTGGTGTTTATTTTAGTTGCACTGATTATGGGTGCGGTTATTGTGCCGGCCGCAGATTGGAGCGACCAAGCCGGGGACAGCACCAAAATCAGCACCTGGCAAGTTTGGCAGGTCAACTCTTTAATACCGGATATGTCGGAACAGCAGCTTGAACAGGTCGGACAGTGGCTTCAGGCCGACGCTGCCCACCCGCTGCCTGCAGGAAGGCAAAGCAGCGGCCGTACGGAGTCGATGTGGATTCGGGTGACTTTGCCTGCGGCAACTGGGAATGCGGCCATCATTATCCGTAAACTTTATGGAGAACGGGTCAGAGTCCTGTATGATGACAAGGTGATTTACAGTGTGGATCACCCGAGCGGCCGTGATGCCAACAATCTGTTGCTGCCCGTTAAACCGGCTGATGCTCCCGGGCTTCAGACCATTTACATAGGTGTCTCTTCCAACAGCGGCAGAATCGGTCTGCATGAAGATGTGCGGACCGGAGCTTTTATACCTCTGCTTATTGATTTTGTTAAAAAGGATTTGTCCGATTTCGTGCTGGGAAGCGCCTTTATCTTTATTTCGGTCATTATGCTGCTATGCACATTGTTTCTGAATGAAGCTAATATCCGGGGCTGGCTGGCCTTGGCTGTGATCATTTTATGTATAGGCGTCCTCGTCATTACGTATTCGCCCTTTCTGTACACCTACTACGGACAATACGAAGCTTTCTATTATAACCTGTTTGATACAGCCCTCTTTGTGTTCCTGCCCGTGTTTATCTTTTATGTAGAGCAGATTTTTGATAAGGAAAAATATGTGGTAATTATCCGGATCAGCCGGATTTTCCAGACGGTATATTCCCTGATTTGTTTTGCGCTGCTCCTGCTCAACCGTTTGACGGTATTCGGCATTCAGTCTACATATGATGAAGTAACAGGTACCCTTCTTGGATATGTGATGATTGCCGAACTTGCTTTACTGGTGCTTTTTGCTGGCTGGAATGCTTTGAGAGGCAGCAAGGAGGGCATTATTTTCACCATCGGGTTTGCGATCCTTGCGTTAACGGGTATAGGCGAGCTGATTTTCTATTATGCCAGCGGCCAGCAGTACCGGCTGGTGCTGTGGAAATGGGGGGTGCTTTGTTTCGTCATTTCTCTCATCATTATTCTGGGCCGGAGATTCGCTCGAAATCATGAGCAGGTCGTGGAGTATTCCCGCAAACTGGAAATGTTCAATAATGAACTGCAGCGTTCGGAGAAAATGGAAATTATAAGCGTGCTCGCCGCTTCCGTTGCTCACGAGGTCCGCAATCCGCTTCAGGTCACGCGGGGCTTCATCCAGCTGCTAAGCGAGAAACAGCAGAAGGGGCAGGACCGGGTTTATTTGGATCTGGCTCTTGAAGAACTGGATCGCGCTTCGGGAATTATTACGGACTTTCTGACCTTCGCCAAGCCGGAAGGAAGCAAAATCCGCAAGCTGAATGTTAGCGAAGAGTTCAGGCATATCGAAGGGATTTTGCAGCCGATGGTCCATTTAACAGGCGGGAAAATTGCCGTAGATATTCCGTCTGATCTTAGCGTCATGGGGAGCTCCTCCAAATTTAAACAGGCCTGCATCAACATTATCAAGAACAGCATTGAATCCTTCCAGGGAGAAGGGGAGATTCTCGTTTGGGCTTACGAGGTTAACGCGCATGTATACATTCATATTAAGGATAATGGAGAGGGGATGACAGAAGAGGAAATGGGCCGACTGGGAGAGCCGTATTTCTCCAATAAAACAAAAGGAACCGGATTAGGACTGATGGTCACTTTCCGGATTATTGAGGCCATGGGGGGAACACTGAATTTCTCAAGCGAAAAAGGCAAAGGAACCGAAGCTGTGCTCCGGTTCCCGTCAGGCGGACCCTGA
- a CDS encoding NHLP leader peptide family RiPP precursor encodes MSTGALLQSQLIQKAWQDPTFKSKLLSDPKGTIQEFLGISLPDHIKVRTVEENADEFYLVLPPNPSSVLEANVQPQAMWNP; translated from the coding sequence ATGTCAACTGGTGCTCTTCTTCAATCTCAGCTTATTCAGAAGGCCTGGCAAGATCCTACTTTCAAAAGCAAGTTATTGTCCGATCCGAAAGGAACTATTCAGGAATTTTTAGGTATTTCCCTTCCGGATCACATTAAAGTCCGCACCGTTGAGGAGAACGCCGACGAGTTTTATCTGGTGCTTCCTCCAAACCCTTCTTCTGTGCTTGAAGCTAATGTCCAGCCGCAAGCCATGTGGAACCCTTAA